A window of the Deinococcus gobiensis I-0 genome harbors these coding sequences:
- a CDS encoding GAF domain-containing protein, which produces MTARVSSTTELAEQLQHLTGQLAATHTQSEVLSAALAPAIGALNALSGALLLLDGQGQTLSIAAVQGDQGKTVWQDGPLTPATPAGDAVLSRRPLYYEHAGTLTQAYPELEEHTGGLAAVATAILPLLLGEEVLGVLILDFREPHTFTDDERRFLSTLAAQTSVALDRSRLIRRLGEEAARIQASTARFQHLVETSPTGMAVGSLDGQLTLVNDAYLHLLGYTRAEYDAGQIDWQALTPEEYREQDGRAFAAAFEQGVSTTYDKEMLTRSGTRLPVRLTLIRYDGRQVVGHIQDLRLYRAQQRQIEAEQWTVAQQSLALEAEQAAMQTSVQFMEAASRIDDLGALVQLALDTLQTLIPGANVAFTQRTPDRWQLLHASDNLAPDLSQLARTQGFSPDTPVFAELVRTGQPSFVDDWDARREGVAHSDHFTSVAHYPVEQGGEVVAALGIAVTSQRGWSPTQRAVIRAVGRSFTLLYERIAVARTLQAQNAELMARTQVMELLASVTSDLATHQGNYALVQQLQERVLTLLPPGHAAYWEPVGELWHMRAHVNDIGRPDLMAILRAGLPRGQTPTLDRPWASGEALYQDDYADGMDVAADLTRHVFAVASLPVGVGSARRGVINFTTFQPHRWSATEQSLLTTLAHGLSVALDREEAVRTLADKARILAQANQELEASNAELEAFTYSASHDLRTPVRHVQGFADLALRALDRDQPEKVRRNLDIVSGATERMTAMIDAMLALSRVGRQPLQVLPCDLAQVVAQAQQDVQLTFQEQEVEWDLGELPVVQADRTLLQQVMAHLLGNAVKFSLGQTPAHVRVWAEQRPAEVAVFVQDRGAGFNMAYADKLFGAFQRLHTQQEFAGTGIGLATVRRIVARHGGRVWARGEVGQGATFAFTLPAHPLAVPPSPE; this is translated from the coding sequence ATGACGGCGCGCGTTTCCTCGACCACGGAGTTGGCTGAACAGCTCCAACACCTGACCGGGCAACTCGCCGCCACACACACCCAGTCCGAGGTCCTGTCGGCGGCGCTGGCGCCGGCCATCGGCGCGCTGAACGCCCTGTCCGGGGCGCTGCTGCTGCTCGACGGGCAGGGGCAGACCCTGTCCATCGCGGCCGTGCAGGGCGACCAGGGCAAGACCGTGTGGCAGGACGGCCCCCTGACCCCCGCGACGCCCGCCGGGGACGCGGTGCTGAGCCGCAGGCCCCTGTATTACGAACACGCCGGGACCCTCACGCAGGCCTACCCGGAACTCGAAGAACACACGGGCGGCCTGGCGGCGGTCGCCACGGCCATCCTGCCGCTGCTGCTGGGCGAGGAGGTGCTGGGGGTCCTGATTCTGGACTTCCGCGAGCCGCATACCTTCACGGACGACGAACGGCGCTTTCTCTCGACCCTGGCCGCGCAGACCAGCGTCGCGCTGGACCGCTCCAGGCTCATCCGGCGGCTCGGCGAGGAGGCCGCCCGCATCCAGGCGAGCACCGCCCGCTTTCAGCATCTGGTCGAGACCAGCCCGACCGGCATGGCCGTGGGGTCCCTCGACGGCCAGCTGACCCTGGTCAACGACGCCTACCTGCACCTGCTGGGCTACACGCGCGCCGAATACGACGCCGGACAGATCGACTGGCAGGCCCTGACGCCGGAGGAATACCGCGAGCAGGACGGGCGCGCCTTCGCCGCCGCCTTCGAGCAGGGGGTCTCGACCACCTACGACAAGGAGATGCTGACCCGGTCGGGCACGCGCCTACCCGTGCGCCTGACCCTGATCCGCTACGACGGGCGGCAGGTGGTCGGCCATATCCAGGACCTGCGGCTCTACCGGGCGCAGCAGCGCCAGATCGAGGCCGAACAGTGGACGGTGGCGCAGCAGAGCCTGGCCCTGGAAGCAGAGCAGGCGGCCATGCAGACCTCGGTGCAGTTCATGGAGGCCGCCAGCCGGATCGACGACCTCGGGGCCCTGGTACAGCTGGCCCTGGACACCCTCCAGACCCTGATTCCCGGTGCCAACGTCGCCTTCACGCAGCGGACCCCGGACCGCTGGCAGCTGCTCCACGCCTCCGACAACCTCGCCCCGGACCTGTCGCAGCTCGCCCGCACCCAGGGCTTCTCGCCCGACACCCCCGTCTTCGCCGAACTGGTCCGCACGGGGCAGCCCAGCTTCGTCGACGACTGGGACGCGCGGCGTGAGGGTGTGGCGCACAGCGACCACTTCACCTCGGTGGCCCACTACCCGGTCGAGCAGGGCGGCGAGGTCGTCGCGGCCCTGGGCATCGCCGTCACCAGCCAGCGGGGCTGGTCCCCGACACAGCGGGCCGTGATCCGCGCCGTGGGCCGCAGTTTCACCCTGCTCTACGAGCGCATCGCGGTCGCCCGGACCCTGCAGGCTCAGAACGCCGAGCTCATGGCCCGCACCCAGGTGATGGAGCTGCTGGCCTCGGTCACTTCCGATCTGGCAACCCACCAGGGCAACTACGCGCTGGTGCAGCAGCTTCAGGAGCGGGTGCTGACGCTGCTGCCGCCGGGACACGCCGCCTACTGGGAACCTGTGGGAGAGCTGTGGCACATGCGCGCCCACGTCAACGACATCGGCCGTCCCGACCTGATGGCCATCCTGCGCGCCGGGCTTCCCCGGGGGCAGACCCCCACCCTGGACCGGCCCTGGGCCTCCGGCGAAGCGCTGTACCAGGACGACTACGCCGACGGCATGGACGTGGCGGCCGACCTGACCAGGCACGTCTTCGCGGTGGCCTCGCTGCCGGTCGGGGTGGGGTCGGCCCGGCGGGGCGTCATCAATTTCACGACCTTCCAGCCCCACCGCTGGTCCGCGACGGAACAGTCGCTGCTGACCACCCTCGCCCACGGCCTCTCGGTGGCACTGGACCGCGAGGAGGCTGTCAGGACACTGGCCGACAAGGCCCGGATTCTGGCCCAGGCCAACCAGGAGCTGGAGGCGAGCAACGCCGAGCTGGAGGCCTTTACCTACAGCGCCTCGCACGACCTGCGCACGCCTGTGCGCCATGTCCAGGGCTTCGCGGACCTGGCGCTGCGGGCCCTGGACCGGGACCAGCCGGAGAAGGTACGCCGCAATCTGGATATCGTCAGCGGCGCGACCGAACGCATGACCGCCATGATCGACGCCATGCTGGCGCTCTCGCGGGTCGGGCGTCAGCCCCTCCAGGTGCTGCCCTGCGACCTCGCGCAGGTCGTCGCCCAGGCGCAGCAGGACGTTCAGCTGACCTTTCAGGAGCAGGAGGTGGAGTGGGACCTCGGTGAGCTGCCGGTCGTCCAGGCGGACCGGACCCTGCTCCAGCAGGTCATGGCGCACCTCCTGGGCAACGCCGTGAAATTCAGCCTGGGCCAGACGCCGGCGCATGTCCGGGTCTGGGCCGAGCAGCGACCGGCCGAGGTGGCCGTGTTCGTGCAGGACCGGGGAGCCGGATTCAACATGGCCTACGCCGACAAGCTGTTCGGGGCCTTCCAGCGGCTGCATACCCAGCAGGAGTTCGCCGGGACGGGCATCGGGCTGGCGACCGTGCGCCGCATCGTCGCCCGGCACGGAGGGCGCGTATGGGCGCGCGGCGAGGTGGGCCAGGGCGCGACCTTCGCGTTTACCCTGCCTGCCCATCCCCTTGCCGTACCGCCCTCGCCGGAGTGA
- a CDS encoding recombinase family protein: MTSPAPLAVGCTRVSTLQQDDNYGQATQAEEIRMEAQRRGWTLLDTVYEVESGAKEERATVARYYALAEQHPGLHFIFPRVDRIGRRAHLILGIVSELHKRGATVHTVGIPMSLRSKEGMLMLTMLSGVAEFDYSGITERLHRGKYAKAARNLWPHGSPPYGYRIVRDERGKSLTLEPHPDTAPVVRRIFERALAGEGSPHIAAELIRAGTPPPRPTKSSQGLWTVRHVLYVLANEAYTGRRPFTGPDGETAVVTFEPMVTPAEFARVRALVSGRRHHRPARTRFPALWAGHIRCAMCGGSLSVFRNHNDTKKGRTYYVSYRCRNTYQGSAMAVVKGMKTCTHRRIHNHLKIDEAGWALFVQAMSDPAALAQAAGGQQPSAPDHSARLGELRGQMADIVRRAVLHGLPDEVVTAALDPLRTELAALERDMVMPVPEPLPDMTALAAQVGAHLAGLHDLEARREALDTWQARLYLGMEGIERVEMTVQRG; the protein is encoded by the coding sequence ATGACCTCCCCAGCGCCCCTTGCGGTCGGCTGCACGCGCGTCTCCACGCTCCAGCAGGACGACAATTACGGCCAGGCCACCCAGGCGGAAGAGATCCGCATGGAGGCCCAGCGCCGAGGCTGGACGCTGCTGGACACGGTTTACGAGGTCGAGAGCGGGGCCAAGGAAGAGCGCGCCACCGTCGCGCGCTACTACGCCCTCGCCGAGCAGCACCCCGGCCTGCACTTCATCTTCCCGCGCGTCGACCGTATCGGCCGCCGGGCGCACCTGATCCTGGGTATCGTCTCCGAGCTGCACAAGCGGGGGGCCACCGTCCACACGGTAGGCATCCCCATGAGCCTGCGCAGCAAGGAAGGCATGCTGATGCTGACCATGCTCTCGGGCGTGGCCGAGTTCGACTACAGCGGCATCACCGAGCGGCTGCACCGGGGCAAGTACGCCAAGGCCGCCCGCAACCTATGGCCGCATGGCAGCCCGCCCTACGGGTACCGGATCGTGCGCGACGAGCGTGGCAAGTCGCTGACCCTGGAACCGCACCCGGACACCGCGCCGGTCGTGCGCCGGATCTTCGAGCGTGCCCTGGCCGGCGAGGGGAGCCCCCACATCGCCGCCGAGCTGATCCGCGCCGGCACCCCGCCGCCCCGGCCCACCAAGTCCTCGCAAGGGCTGTGGACCGTGCGCCATGTGCTGTACGTGCTGGCCAACGAGGCGTATACCGGTCGCCGCCCCTTCACGGGGCCGGACGGGGAGACGGCGGTGGTGACCTTCGAGCCGATGGTGACGCCGGCCGAGTTCGCACGGGTGCGGGCGCTCGTCTCTGGTCGGCGTCACCACCGCCCAGCCCGGACCCGCTTCCCAGCGCTCTGGGCGGGGCACATCCGCTGCGCCATGTGCGGGGGCAGCCTGTCGGTGTTCCGCAACCACAACGACACCAAGAAGGGGCGCACGTACTACGTCAGCTACCGGTGCCGGAACACGTATCAGGGGAGTGCGATGGCCGTCGTGAAGGGCATGAAGACCTGCACGCACCGCCGGATTCACAACCACCTGAAGATTGATGAGGCAGGCTGGGCGCTGTTCGTGCAGGCGATGAGTGATCCTGCGGCGCTGGCCCAGGCGGCCGGCGGGCAGCAGCCCAGCGCGCCGGACCACAGCGCGCGGCTGGGCGAGTTGCGCGGGCAGATGGCGGACATCGTGCGGCGCGCGGTGCTGCACGGCCTGCCCGACGAGGTGGTGACGGCGGCCCTTGATCCCCTGCGGACGGAACTGGCGGCGCTCGAGCGCGACATGGTGATGCCTGTGCCGGAGCCTCTGCCGGACATGACGGCCCTGGCGGCCCAGGTGGGGGCGCACCTCGCCGGGCTGCATGATCTGGAGGCCCGGCGTGAGGCGCTGGACACCTGGCAGGCGCGGCTCTACCTGGGGATGGAAGGGATCGAGCGGGTGGAAATGACGGTGCAGCGCGGATAA
- a CDS encoding DUF3037 domain-containing protein has translation MTLTLLTTSARLPDAKKPEEGRMTDWGQRTYMRIVQYVPNELRGERVNVAIVLQNPSQGYAGMRVRPFMDKLVEALWPAIDAALIRTMVREIEELLKPLNRNTRKESKLFTAEAPDERSLPSYLDRFNQTYGSLRFSEPKPVRVNEGESFREKLNQLFDLYIKIDDDKQKKQSITKEVLQFQIGKELERRGTVYQSHLVIKGEFFENKFDLARIRIDGIGSLAHIISFDLKNIDPAVTQSLRLLKSLDDLKEADPNLLEKYEFGVFLQAPVHFRQHSSDYSDALKAFRSKFRVFQNVGDEPEISRATEGLVNSLANKEGFSAVS, from the coding sequence ATGACTCTGACTCTTCTGACCACGTCCGCAAGGCTGCCAGACGCGAAAAAGCCTGAAGAAGGGCGTATGACTGATTGGGGACAGCGCACCTATATGCGTATTGTTCAGTACGTTCCCAACGAATTACGCGGCGAGCGGGTGAATGTTGCCATTGTGCTGCAAAATCCCAGTCAAGGGTATGCCGGCATGCGGGTGCGCCCATTCATGGATAAGCTAGTTGAGGCTCTTTGGCCTGCTATCGACGCTGCCTTGATACGCACAATGGTTCGTGAAATAGAGGAATTGCTGAAACCTCTTAATAGAAATACTCGTAAAGAATCTAAGCTGTTTACGGCGGAGGCCCCGGATGAGCGGAGCTTACCTAGCTATCTTGATAGATTTAATCAAACATATGGTTCATTGAGATTCAGTGAGCCTAAACCGGTTCGAGTGAATGAAGGTGAGAGCTTTAGGGAAAAGCTAAACCAACTATTCGATCTATATATAAAGATTGACGATGATAAACAAAAGAAGCAAAGCATCACCAAGGAAGTTCTACAATTTCAAATTGGTAAAGAACTAGAAAGAAGGGGAACAGTTTATCAGTCCCATCTAGTCATTAAAGGCGAATTCTTTGAAAATAAATTTGACCTAGCTCGTATTAGAATAGATGGCATTGGTAGCTTGGCCCACATTATATCATTTGATCTAAAAAATATAGATCCAGCGGTGACTCAATCACTGAGACTTTTGAAGTCTCTGGACGACCTCAAAGAAGCTGATCCTAATCTGCTTGAAAAATATGAATTCGGTGTTTTTTTGCAGGCACCTGTTCATTTTCGTCAGCACAGTTCGGATTATTCTGATGCACTGAAGGCATTTAGGAGCAAGTTCCGAGTGTTCCAAAATGTTGGTGATGAGCCTGAAATTAGCCGCGCTACGGAGGGGCTAGTCAATAGTCTTGCCAACAAAGAGGGCTTCAGTGCAGTGTCATAG
- a CDS encoding HipA family kinase, whose translation MTRHLLIPPRRLLRASIWETEELPGSAKAQLIVDDSSSPGGWIVKSIRASQGDLVSGDQAAFNDYVGSRIAEAAGFSVGEVGIMRMDDEFLDGYKHLRNQSHGSFIAGEHFAVKYYPGSQTLDYYFSALLRAELRAKCINPWVVNEVVAFDSGLSNWDRSIPMQGLSGENPKNLLIRPARTGGGLEIVIIDQGYCFAANWNTMVPPVFPSSLGAWPNEVFGVFHTLAKLNMYDQNEVLVKLGMLQSLTVADINSIIQEVPASWLGFTTSAQLTALVSALTHRLAGYARIITGNLTSVRTHAMVKV comes from the coding sequence ATGACTCGTCATCTGTTGATCCCACCGCGTCGGCTTCTTCGGGCATCTATCTGGGAGACAGAAGAACTTCCTGGTTCAGCCAAAGCGCAGCTCATCGTTGATGATTCCAGTTCGCCTGGAGGTTGGATCGTCAAGTCTATTCGAGCTTCCCAGGGGGATCTTGTAAGCGGTGATCAAGCTGCTTTTAATGACTATGTTGGTAGTCGTATAGCAGAGGCGGCGGGGTTTAGCGTCGGTGAAGTTGGTATTATGAGGATGGATGATGAATTCTTAGATGGTTATAAGCATTTAAGAAATCAAAGTCATGGATCTTTTATAGCCGGTGAACATTTCGCCGTAAAATACTACCCAGGCTCACAGACGCTAGATTATTACTTTTCGGCCTTATTGCGTGCTGAGCTTCGTGCAAAATGTATAAATCCTTGGGTGGTAAATGAAGTCGTGGCTTTTGACTCTGGTCTATCAAATTGGGATCGGTCAATTCCTATGCAAGGCTTAAGTGGAGAAAATCCAAAAAATCTACTCATCAGGCCTGCAAGAACGGGTGGCGGCTTAGAAATAGTAATTATAGATCAGGGCTACTGTTTCGCGGCTAATTGGAACACCATGGTTCCTCCTGTATTCCCGAGTAGTCTCGGCGCATGGCCAAATGAGGTTTTTGGCGTATTCCATACATTGGCAAAGCTCAATATGTACGATCAAAATGAAGTTTTAGTAAAGTTAGGTATGTTACAAAGTTTGACCGTGGCCGACATCAATTCCATCATTCAGGAAGTACCCGCGTCCTGGCTGGGCTTCACTACGTCTGCTCAGCTCACCGCCCTGGTGTCGGCTCTAACCCACCGGCTGGCCGGTTACGCTAGAATCATAACGGGCAACCTTACCTCTGTCCGCACTCACGCTATGGTGAAAGTATGA
- a CDS encoding helix-turn-helix domain-containing protein, translated as MKRLREHREARNLSREALAREAGVSAALIQAHEQGRNHDTHVSVASPLARALGIPMEELFAPEDMGIRVKEQVPA; from the coding sequence ATGAAGCGATTGAGAGAGCACAGAGAGGCGCGGAACCTTTCGCGCGAAGCTCTGGCACGGGAGGCGGGCGTGTCTGCCGCCTTAATCCAAGCCCATGAACAAGGGAGGAATCACGACACACACGTCAGCGTCGCCTCACCGCTCGCCCGCGCACTGGGTATTCCCATGGAAGAACTTTTTGCGCCAGAGGATATGGGTATCCGGGTAAAGGAACAGGTTCCAGCATGA